Proteins encoded within one genomic window of Esox lucius isolate fEsoLuc1 chromosome 12, fEsoLuc1.pri, whole genome shotgun sequence:
- the csde1 gene encoding cold shock domain-containing protein E1 isoform X5, with product MERIHSEPPLARKTASASSTSAVTIPRSFSVSHKKHKRTPLYQRSMSFDPGMLHNNGHTAFANGTVAGIRETGVVEKLLTSYGFIQCSERQARLFFHCSQYNGNLQELKIGDDVEFEVSSDRRTGKPIAVKLLKIKPEVLPEERISGQVGPDSHASPFTVLHGYIHPVVSAISTHLDSKSTPGQVPTGSVCYERNGYGFLPSQEVFYLTYTPDDIEGNMHLDTGDKVSFYMETNKHTGAVSAHNIVLVKKKQMRCQGVVCATKEAFGFIERADVVKEIFFHYSEFKGDLEALQAGDDVEFTIKERNGKEVATDVRLLPQGTVIFEDISIEQFEGTVAKVIPKVPTKNQNDPLPGRICARISFTDKELLFGEKDTKSKVTLLEGDHVQFNISTDRRDKLERATNIDILPDTFHFTKESREMGVIAAMRDGFGFIKCVDRDARMFFHFSEVLEESQLHISDEVEFTVVPDMLSAQRNHAVRIKKLPKGTVSFHTQSEQRFVGLVEKESTAAVTNNKSASPSKAKEKKKDKGKVVEKEAEEGVISYEDCGVKLTVSYHVKDLDGAAQPQAGDKVEFSINEVKRTGQQSAVTIKILNRTVNTKRLLGYIATLKDNFGFIETANHDQEIFFHYSELCGDLENLELGDTVEYTLSKGKGNKVSAEKVTKVAAGRQESIPGNGVGQDVGEAVMLGKVLRPLRSVDPSQTEYQGLIELTEEDGTKGQHYPFGIVGMANKADCLQKGEMVKFQLCTVSQTGQKMACNVVPQRKALVECVKDQFGFITYEVGESKKLFFHVKEVQDGLELQTGDEVEFSVILNQRTGKCSACNVRRVSEGPKPVATPRPDRLVNRLKSITLDDVSAPRLVIVRQPRGPDNSKGFSVERKTRQPGVID from the exons ATGGAGAGAATACACTCTGAACCCCCTTTGGCACGTAAAACTGCCTCTGCCTCTTCCACCTCTGCTGTGACTATCCCCCGGTCCTTCTCTgtttcacacaaaaaacacaagcgGACCCCCCTGTATCAGAGATCA ATGAGTTTTGACCCGGGCATGCTCCATAACAACGGGCACACTGCGTTTGCAAACGGCACAGTGGCGGGCATCAGGGAGACTGGCGTAGTGGAGAAGCTGCTTACCTCCTATGGGTTCATCCAGTGCTCTGAGCGGCAGGCCCGCCTGTTCTTTCACTGTTCGCAGTACAATGGAAACCTGCAGGAACTCAAGATAGGAG ATGATGTGGAGTTTGAAGTGTCCTCAGACAGGCGCACTGGCAAGCCCATAGCAGTGAAGTTGCTTAAGATCAAGCCAGAGGTGCTTCCAGAGGAGCGCATCTCGGGCCAGGTGGGGCCAGACTCGCACGCCTCTCCCTTTACTGTGCTGCATGGTTATATTCATCCA GTTGTCTCAGCCATCTCTACTCACCTGGATAGCAAGTCTACTCCAGGCCAGGTGCCCACTGGCAGTGTGTGCTATGAGAGGAACGGG TATGGATTCCTTCCCTCACAGGAGGTGTTCTACCTCACCTACACCCCTGATGACATAGAGGGCAATATGCACCTGGACACTGGAGACAAAGTTAGCTTCTACATGGAGACCAACAAACA CACTGGTGCAGTAAGTGCTCACAATATCGTTCTGGTGAAGAAGAAACAAATGAGGTGCCAGGGAGTTGTTTGTGCAACCAAG GAGGCCTTTGGGTTTATTGAAAGAGCTGACGTGGTGAAAGAGATATTCTTTCACTACAGCGAGTTCAAGGGTGACCTGGAGGCCCTGCAGGCTGGTGACGACGTTGAGTTCACCATTAAAGAGAGAAAC GGGAAAGAGGTGGCCACAGACGTGAGGCTGCTCCCACAGGGGACCGTCATATTTGAGGACATTAGCATTGAGCAGTTTGAAGGCACTGTTGCAAAGGTCATCCCCAAAGTTCCAACCAAGAACCAG AATGATCCGCTACCAGGCCGCATCTGTGCCAGGATCAGTTTTACTGACAAGGAACTCCTTTTTGGAGAGAAGGACACAAAGTCCAAGGTGACCCTGCTGGAGGGCGACCATGTGCAGTTCAACATCTCCACTGACCGCCGGGACAAGCTGGAGCGAGCCACCAACATAGACATCCTTCCAGACACCTTCCACTTCACCAAAGAGTCCCGTGAGATG GGTGTGATTGCTGCCATGCGTGATGGCTTTGGCTTCATCAAGTGTGTAGACCGGGATGCTAGGATGTTCTTTCACTTCAGCGAGGTCCTGGAGGAGAGCCAATTACACATCTCTGATGAAGTAGAGTTCACAGTTGTGCCC GACATGCTGTCTGCCCAGAGAAACCATGCTGTGCGCATTAAGAAGCTGCCCAAGGGCACGGTCTCCTTCCATACCCAGTCTGAGCAGCGCTTTGTGGGCTTGGTGGAGAAGGAGTCTACAGCGGCCGTCACCAACAACAAGAGCGCAAGCCcaagcaaggccaaagagaag AAAAAAGACAAG GGTAAAGTAGTTGAAAAG GAAGCTGAAGAGGGAGTCATTTCTTATGAGGACTGTGGGGTGAAGCTGACTGTGTCCTACCATGTCAAAGATCTGGATGGAGCTGCCCAGCCACAAGCCGGTGATAAG GTGGAGTTCTCCATCAATGAGGTAAAGAGGACAGGCCAGCAGAGTGCTGTCACCATCAAGATCCTCAACCGGACCGTCAACACCAAGAGACTGCTGGGATACATAGCCACCCTAAAAGACAACTTTGGCTTCATAGAGACGGCCAATCACGATCAAGAGATCTTCTTTCACTACAG TGAGCTGTGTGGAGACTTGGAGAACTTGGAGCTGGGTGACACGGTGGAATACACCCTGTCCAAGGGCAAAGGAAACAAAGTCAGTGCTGAGAAGGTTACGAAGGTGGCGGCAGGTAGGCAGGAGAGTATTCCAG GGAATGGTGTTGGGCAGGATGTTGGTGAGGCAGTAATGCTGGGTAAGGTGCTGCGTCCTCTGCGCAGCGTGGATCCGTCCCAGACTGAGTACCAGGGCCTCATCGAGCTCACAGAGGAAG ATGGCACAAAGGGCCAACATTACCCTTTTGGCATTGTGGGCATGGCGAACAAGGCGGACTGTCTGCAGAAAGGAGAGATGGTGAAGTTCCAGCTGTGCACAGTGTCCCAGACAGGACAGAAGATGGCCTGCAATGTCGTCCCCCAACGCAAAGCCCTTGTGGAATGTGTCAAGGACCAG TTTGGTTTCATCACGTATGAAGTTGGCGAGAGTAAGAAGCTGTTTTTCCACGTGAAGGAGGTGCAGGATGGCTTGGAGCTTCAGACTGGGGATGAGGTGGAATTCTCGGTCATCCTCAACCAACGCACAGGGAAATGTAGTGCCTGCAATGTGCGCCGAGTCAG TGAAGGGCCTAAACCGGTGGCAACCCCCCGCCCCGATCGCTTGGTCAACCGGCTCAAGAGCATCACCCTTGATGATGTTAGCGCCCCCCGCCTAGTCATTGTGAGACAGCCTCGTGGCCCTGATAACTCAAAG GGTTTCAGCGTGGAGAGGAAAACCCGTCAACCGGGTGTCATTGACTGA
- the csde1 gene encoding cold shock domain-containing protein E1 isoform X7, which yields MERIHSEPPLARKTASASSTSAVTIPRSFSVSHKKHKRTPLYQRSMSFDPGMLHNNGHTAFANGTVAGIRETGVVEKLLTSYGFIQCSERQARLFFHCSQYNGNLQELKIGDDVEFEVSSDRRTGKPIAVKLLKIKPEVLPEERISGQVGPDSHASPFTVLHGYIHPVVSAISTHLDSKSTPGQVPTGSVCYERNGYGFLPSQEVFYLTYTPDDIEGNMHLDTGDKVSFYMETNKHTGAVSAHNIVLVKKKQMRCQGVVCATKEAFGFIERADVVKEIFFHYSEFKGDLEALQAGDDVEFTIKERNGKEVATDVRLLPQGTVIFEDISIEQFEGTVAKVIPKVPTKNQNDPLPGRICARISFTDKELLFGEKDTKSKVTLLEGDHVQFNISTDRRDKLERATNIDILPDTFHFTKESREMGVIAAMRDGFGFIKCVDRDARMFFHFSEVLEESQLHISDEVEFTVVPVSPEKTSMDMLSAQRNHAVRIKKLPKGTVSFHTQSEQRFVGLVEKESTAAVTNNKSASPSKAKEKEAEEGVISYEDCGVKLTVSYHVKDLDGAAQPQAGDKVEFSINEVKRTGQQSAVTIKILNRTVNTKRLLGYIATLKDNFGFIETANHDQEIFFHYSELCGDLENLELGDTVEYTLSKGKGNKVSAEKVTKVAAGNGVGQDVGEAVMLGKVLRPLRSVDPSQTEYQGLIELTEEDGTKGQHYPFGIVGMANKADCLQKGEMVKFQLCTVSQTGQKMACNVVPQRKALVECVKDQFGFITYEVGESKKLFFHVKEVQDGLELQTGDEVEFSVILNQRTGKCSACNVRRVSEGPKPVATPRPDRLVNRLKSITLDDVSAPRLVIVRQPRGPDNSKGFSVERKTRQPGVID from the exons ATGGAGAGAATACACTCTGAACCCCCTTTGGCACGTAAAACTGCCTCTGCCTCTTCCACCTCTGCTGTGACTATCCCCCGGTCCTTCTCTgtttcacacaaaaaacacaagcgGACCCCCCTGTATCAGAGATCA ATGAGTTTTGACCCGGGCATGCTCCATAACAACGGGCACACTGCGTTTGCAAACGGCACAGTGGCGGGCATCAGGGAGACTGGCGTAGTGGAGAAGCTGCTTACCTCCTATGGGTTCATCCAGTGCTCTGAGCGGCAGGCCCGCCTGTTCTTTCACTGTTCGCAGTACAATGGAAACCTGCAGGAACTCAAGATAGGAG ATGATGTGGAGTTTGAAGTGTCCTCAGACAGGCGCACTGGCAAGCCCATAGCAGTGAAGTTGCTTAAGATCAAGCCAGAGGTGCTTCCAGAGGAGCGCATCTCGGGCCAGGTGGGGCCAGACTCGCACGCCTCTCCCTTTACTGTGCTGCATGGTTATATTCATCCA GTTGTCTCAGCCATCTCTACTCACCTGGATAGCAAGTCTACTCCAGGCCAGGTGCCCACTGGCAGTGTGTGCTATGAGAGGAACGGG TATGGATTCCTTCCCTCACAGGAGGTGTTCTACCTCACCTACACCCCTGATGACATAGAGGGCAATATGCACCTGGACACTGGAGACAAAGTTAGCTTCTACATGGAGACCAACAAACA CACTGGTGCAGTAAGTGCTCACAATATCGTTCTGGTGAAGAAGAAACAAATGAGGTGCCAGGGAGTTGTTTGTGCAACCAAG GAGGCCTTTGGGTTTATTGAAAGAGCTGACGTGGTGAAAGAGATATTCTTTCACTACAGCGAGTTCAAGGGTGACCTGGAGGCCCTGCAGGCTGGTGACGACGTTGAGTTCACCATTAAAGAGAGAAAC GGGAAAGAGGTGGCCACAGACGTGAGGCTGCTCCCACAGGGGACCGTCATATTTGAGGACATTAGCATTGAGCAGTTTGAAGGCACTGTTGCAAAGGTCATCCCCAAAGTTCCAACCAAGAACCAG AATGATCCGCTACCAGGCCGCATCTGTGCCAGGATCAGTTTTACTGACAAGGAACTCCTTTTTGGAGAGAAGGACACAAAGTCCAAGGTGACCCTGCTGGAGGGCGACCATGTGCAGTTCAACATCTCCACTGACCGCCGGGACAAGCTGGAGCGAGCCACCAACATAGACATCCTTCCAGACACCTTCCACTTCACCAAAGAGTCCCGTGAGATG GGTGTGATTGCTGCCATGCGTGATGGCTTTGGCTTCATCAAGTGTGTAGACCGGGATGCTAGGATGTTCTTTCACTTCAGCGAGGTCCTGGAGGAGAGCCAATTACACATCTCTGATGAAGTAGAGTTCACAGTTGTGCCCGTGAGTCCAGAGAAAACGTCCATG GACATGCTGTCTGCCCAGAGAAACCATGCTGTGCGCATTAAGAAGCTGCCCAAGGGCACGGTCTCCTTCCATACCCAGTCTGAGCAGCGCTTTGTGGGCTTGGTGGAGAAGGAGTCTACAGCGGCCGTCACCAACAACAAGAGCGCAAGCCcaagcaaggccaaagagaag GAAGCTGAAGAGGGAGTCATTTCTTATGAGGACTGTGGGGTGAAGCTGACTGTGTCCTACCATGTCAAAGATCTGGATGGAGCTGCCCAGCCACAAGCCGGTGATAAG GTGGAGTTCTCCATCAATGAGGTAAAGAGGACAGGCCAGCAGAGTGCTGTCACCATCAAGATCCTCAACCGGACCGTCAACACCAAGAGACTGCTGGGATACATAGCCACCCTAAAAGACAACTTTGGCTTCATAGAGACGGCCAATCACGATCAAGAGATCTTCTTTCACTACAG TGAGCTGTGTGGAGACTTGGAGAACTTGGAGCTGGGTGACACGGTGGAATACACCCTGTCCAAGGGCAAAGGAAACAAAGTCAGTGCTGAGAAGGTTACGAAGGTGGCGGCAG GGAATGGTGTTGGGCAGGATGTTGGTGAGGCAGTAATGCTGGGTAAGGTGCTGCGTCCTCTGCGCAGCGTGGATCCGTCCCAGACTGAGTACCAGGGCCTCATCGAGCTCACAGAGGAAG ATGGCACAAAGGGCCAACATTACCCTTTTGGCATTGTGGGCATGGCGAACAAGGCGGACTGTCTGCAGAAAGGAGAGATGGTGAAGTTCCAGCTGTGCACAGTGTCCCAGACAGGACAGAAGATGGCCTGCAATGTCGTCCCCCAACGCAAAGCCCTTGTGGAATGTGTCAAGGACCAG TTTGGTTTCATCACGTATGAAGTTGGCGAGAGTAAGAAGCTGTTTTTCCACGTGAAGGAGGTGCAGGATGGCTTGGAGCTTCAGACTGGGGATGAGGTGGAATTCTCGGTCATCCTCAACCAACGCACAGGGAAATGTAGTGCCTGCAATGTGCGCCGAGTCAG TGAAGGGCCTAAACCGGTGGCAACCCCCCGCCCCGATCGCTTGGTCAACCGGCTCAAGAGCATCACCCTTGATGATGTTAGCGCCCCCCGCCTAGTCATTGTGAGACAGCCTCGTGGCCCTGATAACTCAAAG GGTTTCAGCGTGGAGAGGAAAACCCGTCAACCGGGTGTCATTGACTGA
- the csde1 gene encoding cold shock domain-containing protein E1 isoform X6, which yields MERIHSEPPLARKTASASSTSAVTIPRSFSVSHKKHKRTPLYQRSMSFDPGMLHNNGHTAFANGTVAGIRETGVVEKLLTSYGFIQCSERQARLFFHCSQYNGNLQELKIGDDVEFEVSSDRRTGKPIAVKLLKIKPEVLPEERISGQVGPDSHASPFTVLHGYIHPVVSAISTHLDSKSTPGQVPTGSVCYERNGYGFLPSQEVFYLTYTPDDIEGNMHLDTGDKVSFYMETNKHTGAVSAHNIVLVKKKQMRCQGVVCATKEAFGFIERADVVKEIFFHYSEFKGDLEALQAGDDVEFTIKERNGKEVATDVRLLPQGTVIFEDISIEQFEGTVAKVIPKVPTKNQNDPLPGRICARISFTDKELLFGEKDTKSKVTLLEGDHVQFNISTDRRDKLERATNIDILPDTFHFTKESREMGVIAAMRDGFGFIKCVDRDARMFFHFSEVLEESQLHISDEVEFTVVPVSPEKTSMDMLSAQRNHAVRIKKLPKGTVSFHTQSEQRFVGLVEKESTAAVTNNKSASPSKAKEKEAEEGVISYEDCGVKLTVSYHVKDLDGAAQPQAGDKVEFSINEVKRTGQQSAVTIKILNRTVNTKRLLGYIATLKDNFGFIETANHDQEIFFHYSELCGDLENLELGDTVEYTLSKGKGNKVSAEKVTKVAAGRQESIPGNGVGQDVGEAVMLGKVLRPLRSVDPSQTEYQGLIELTEEDGTKGQHYPFGIVGMANKADCLQKGEMVKFQLCTVSQTGQKMACNVVPQRKALVECVKDQFGFITYEVGESKKLFFHVKEVQDGLELQTGDEVEFSVILNQRTGKCSACNVRRVSEGPKPVATPRPDRLVNRLKSITLDDVSAPRLVIVRQPRGPDNSKGFSVERKTRQPGVID from the exons ATGGAGAGAATACACTCTGAACCCCCTTTGGCACGTAAAACTGCCTCTGCCTCTTCCACCTCTGCTGTGACTATCCCCCGGTCCTTCTCTgtttcacacaaaaaacacaagcgGACCCCCCTGTATCAGAGATCA ATGAGTTTTGACCCGGGCATGCTCCATAACAACGGGCACACTGCGTTTGCAAACGGCACAGTGGCGGGCATCAGGGAGACTGGCGTAGTGGAGAAGCTGCTTACCTCCTATGGGTTCATCCAGTGCTCTGAGCGGCAGGCCCGCCTGTTCTTTCACTGTTCGCAGTACAATGGAAACCTGCAGGAACTCAAGATAGGAG ATGATGTGGAGTTTGAAGTGTCCTCAGACAGGCGCACTGGCAAGCCCATAGCAGTGAAGTTGCTTAAGATCAAGCCAGAGGTGCTTCCAGAGGAGCGCATCTCGGGCCAGGTGGGGCCAGACTCGCACGCCTCTCCCTTTACTGTGCTGCATGGTTATATTCATCCA GTTGTCTCAGCCATCTCTACTCACCTGGATAGCAAGTCTACTCCAGGCCAGGTGCCCACTGGCAGTGTGTGCTATGAGAGGAACGGG TATGGATTCCTTCCCTCACAGGAGGTGTTCTACCTCACCTACACCCCTGATGACATAGAGGGCAATATGCACCTGGACACTGGAGACAAAGTTAGCTTCTACATGGAGACCAACAAACA CACTGGTGCAGTAAGTGCTCACAATATCGTTCTGGTGAAGAAGAAACAAATGAGGTGCCAGGGAGTTGTTTGTGCAACCAAG GAGGCCTTTGGGTTTATTGAAAGAGCTGACGTGGTGAAAGAGATATTCTTTCACTACAGCGAGTTCAAGGGTGACCTGGAGGCCCTGCAGGCTGGTGACGACGTTGAGTTCACCATTAAAGAGAGAAAC GGGAAAGAGGTGGCCACAGACGTGAGGCTGCTCCCACAGGGGACCGTCATATTTGAGGACATTAGCATTGAGCAGTTTGAAGGCACTGTTGCAAAGGTCATCCCCAAAGTTCCAACCAAGAACCAG AATGATCCGCTACCAGGCCGCATCTGTGCCAGGATCAGTTTTACTGACAAGGAACTCCTTTTTGGAGAGAAGGACACAAAGTCCAAGGTGACCCTGCTGGAGGGCGACCATGTGCAGTTCAACATCTCCACTGACCGCCGGGACAAGCTGGAGCGAGCCACCAACATAGACATCCTTCCAGACACCTTCCACTTCACCAAAGAGTCCCGTGAGATG GGTGTGATTGCTGCCATGCGTGATGGCTTTGGCTTCATCAAGTGTGTAGACCGGGATGCTAGGATGTTCTTTCACTTCAGCGAGGTCCTGGAGGAGAGCCAATTACACATCTCTGATGAAGTAGAGTTCACAGTTGTGCCCGTGAGTCCAGAGAAAACGTCCATG GACATGCTGTCTGCCCAGAGAAACCATGCTGTGCGCATTAAGAAGCTGCCCAAGGGCACGGTCTCCTTCCATACCCAGTCTGAGCAGCGCTTTGTGGGCTTGGTGGAGAAGGAGTCTACAGCGGCCGTCACCAACAACAAGAGCGCAAGCCcaagcaaggccaaagagaag GAAGCTGAAGAGGGAGTCATTTCTTATGAGGACTGTGGGGTGAAGCTGACTGTGTCCTACCATGTCAAAGATCTGGATGGAGCTGCCCAGCCACAAGCCGGTGATAAG GTGGAGTTCTCCATCAATGAGGTAAAGAGGACAGGCCAGCAGAGTGCTGTCACCATCAAGATCCTCAACCGGACCGTCAACACCAAGAGACTGCTGGGATACATAGCCACCCTAAAAGACAACTTTGGCTTCATAGAGACGGCCAATCACGATCAAGAGATCTTCTTTCACTACAG TGAGCTGTGTGGAGACTTGGAGAACTTGGAGCTGGGTGACACGGTGGAATACACCCTGTCCAAGGGCAAAGGAAACAAAGTCAGTGCTGAGAAGGTTACGAAGGTGGCGGCAGGTAGGCAGGAGAGTATTCCAG GGAATGGTGTTGGGCAGGATGTTGGTGAGGCAGTAATGCTGGGTAAGGTGCTGCGTCCTCTGCGCAGCGTGGATCCGTCCCAGACTGAGTACCAGGGCCTCATCGAGCTCACAGAGGAAG ATGGCACAAAGGGCCAACATTACCCTTTTGGCATTGTGGGCATGGCGAACAAGGCGGACTGTCTGCAGAAAGGAGAGATGGTGAAGTTCCAGCTGTGCACAGTGTCCCAGACAGGACAGAAGATGGCCTGCAATGTCGTCCCCCAACGCAAAGCCCTTGTGGAATGTGTCAAGGACCAG TTTGGTTTCATCACGTATGAAGTTGGCGAGAGTAAGAAGCTGTTTTTCCACGTGAAGGAGGTGCAGGATGGCTTGGAGCTTCAGACTGGGGATGAGGTGGAATTCTCGGTCATCCTCAACCAACGCACAGGGAAATGTAGTGCCTGCAATGTGCGCCGAGTCAG TGAAGGGCCTAAACCGGTGGCAACCCCCCGCCCCGATCGCTTGGTCAACCGGCTCAAGAGCATCACCCTTGATGATGTTAGCGCCCCCCGCCTAGTCATTGTGAGACAGCCTCGTGGCCCTGATAACTCAAAG GGTTTCAGCGTGGAGAGGAAAACCCGTCAACCGGGTGTCATTGACTGA
- the csde1 gene encoding cold shock domain-containing protein E1 isoform X3, with protein sequence MERIHSEPPLARKTASASSTSAVTIPRSFSVSHKKHKRTPLYQRSMSFDPGMLHNNGHTAFANGTVAGIRETGVVEKLLTSYGFIQCSERQARLFFHCSQYNGNLQELKIGDDVEFEVSSDRRTGKPIAVKLLKIKPEVLPEERISGQVGPDSHASPFTVLHGYIHPVVSAISTHLDSKSTPGQVPTGSVCYERNGEVFYLTYTPDDIEGNMHLDTGDKVSFYMETNKHTGAVSAHNIVLVKKKQMRCQGVVCATKEAFGFIERADVVKEIFFHYSEFKGDLEALQAGDDVEFTIKERNGKEVATDVRLLPQGTVIFEDISIEQFEGTVAKVIPKVPTKNQNDPLPGRICARISFTDKELLFGEKDTKSKVTLLEGDHVQFNISTDRRDKLERATNIDILPDTFHFTKESREMGVIAAMRDGFGFIKCVDRDARMFFHFSEVLEESQLHISDEVEFTVVPVSPEKTSMDMLSAQRNHAVRIKKLPKGTVSFHTQSEQRFVGLVEKESTAAVTNNKSASPSKAKEKKKDKGKVVEKEAEEGVISYEDCGVKLTVSYHVKDLDGAAQPQAGDKVEFSINEVKRTGQQSAVTIKILNRTVNTKRLLGYIATLKDNFGFIETANHDQEIFFHYSELCGDLENLELGDTVEYTLSKGKGNKVSAEKVTKVAAGRQESIPGNGVGQDVGEAVMLGKVLRPLRSVDPSQTEYQGLIELTEEDGTKGQHYPFGIVGMANKADCLQKGEMVKFQLCTVSQTGQKMACNVVPQRKALVECVKDQFGFITYEVGESKKLFFHVKEVQDGLELQTGDEVEFSVILNQRTGKCSACNVRRVSEGPKPVATPRPDRLVNRLKSITLDDVSAPRLVIVRQPRGPDNSKGFSVERKTRQPGVID encoded by the exons ATGGAGAGAATACACTCTGAACCCCCTTTGGCACGTAAAACTGCCTCTGCCTCTTCCACCTCTGCTGTGACTATCCCCCGGTCCTTCTCTgtttcacacaaaaaacacaagcgGACCCCCCTGTATCAGAGATCA ATGAGTTTTGACCCGGGCATGCTCCATAACAACGGGCACACTGCGTTTGCAAACGGCACAGTGGCGGGCATCAGGGAGACTGGCGTAGTGGAGAAGCTGCTTACCTCCTATGGGTTCATCCAGTGCTCTGAGCGGCAGGCCCGCCTGTTCTTTCACTGTTCGCAGTACAATGGAAACCTGCAGGAACTCAAGATAGGAG ATGATGTGGAGTTTGAAGTGTCCTCAGACAGGCGCACTGGCAAGCCCATAGCAGTGAAGTTGCTTAAGATCAAGCCAGAGGTGCTTCCAGAGGAGCGCATCTCGGGCCAGGTGGGGCCAGACTCGCACGCCTCTCCCTTTACTGTGCTGCATGGTTATATTCATCCA GTTGTCTCAGCCATCTCTACTCACCTGGATAGCAAGTCTACTCCAGGCCAGGTGCCCACTGGCAGTGTGTGCTATGAGAGGAACGGG GAGGTGTTCTACCTCACCTACACCCCTGATGACATAGAGGGCAATATGCACCTGGACACTGGAGACAAAGTTAGCTTCTACATGGAGACCAACAAACA CACTGGTGCAGTAAGTGCTCACAATATCGTTCTGGTGAAGAAGAAACAAATGAGGTGCCAGGGAGTTGTTTGTGCAACCAAG GAGGCCTTTGGGTTTATTGAAAGAGCTGACGTGGTGAAAGAGATATTCTTTCACTACAGCGAGTTCAAGGGTGACCTGGAGGCCCTGCAGGCTGGTGACGACGTTGAGTTCACCATTAAAGAGAGAAAC GGGAAAGAGGTGGCCACAGACGTGAGGCTGCTCCCACAGGGGACCGTCATATTTGAGGACATTAGCATTGAGCAGTTTGAAGGCACTGTTGCAAAGGTCATCCCCAAAGTTCCAACCAAGAACCAG AATGATCCGCTACCAGGCCGCATCTGTGCCAGGATCAGTTTTACTGACAAGGAACTCCTTTTTGGAGAGAAGGACACAAAGTCCAAGGTGACCCTGCTGGAGGGCGACCATGTGCAGTTCAACATCTCCACTGACCGCCGGGACAAGCTGGAGCGAGCCACCAACATAGACATCCTTCCAGACACCTTCCACTTCACCAAAGAGTCCCGTGAGATG GGTGTGATTGCTGCCATGCGTGATGGCTTTGGCTTCATCAAGTGTGTAGACCGGGATGCTAGGATGTTCTTTCACTTCAGCGAGGTCCTGGAGGAGAGCCAATTACACATCTCTGATGAAGTAGAGTTCACAGTTGTGCCCGTGAGTCCAGAGAAAACGTCCATG GACATGCTGTCTGCCCAGAGAAACCATGCTGTGCGCATTAAGAAGCTGCCCAAGGGCACGGTCTCCTTCCATACCCAGTCTGAGCAGCGCTTTGTGGGCTTGGTGGAGAAGGAGTCTACAGCGGCCGTCACCAACAACAAGAGCGCAAGCCcaagcaaggccaaagagaag AAAAAAGACAAG GGTAAAGTAGTTGAAAAG GAAGCTGAAGAGGGAGTCATTTCTTATGAGGACTGTGGGGTGAAGCTGACTGTGTCCTACCATGTCAAAGATCTGGATGGAGCTGCCCAGCCACAAGCCGGTGATAAG GTGGAGTTCTCCATCAATGAGGTAAAGAGGACAGGCCAGCAGAGTGCTGTCACCATCAAGATCCTCAACCGGACCGTCAACACCAAGAGACTGCTGGGATACATAGCCACCCTAAAAGACAACTTTGGCTTCATAGAGACGGCCAATCACGATCAAGAGATCTTCTTTCACTACAG TGAGCTGTGTGGAGACTTGGAGAACTTGGAGCTGGGTGACACGGTGGAATACACCCTGTCCAAGGGCAAAGGAAACAAAGTCAGTGCTGAGAAGGTTACGAAGGTGGCGGCAGGTAGGCAGGAGAGTATTCCAG GGAATGGTGTTGGGCAGGATGTTGGTGAGGCAGTAATGCTGGGTAAGGTGCTGCGTCCTCTGCGCAGCGTGGATCCGTCCCAGACTGAGTACCAGGGCCTCATCGAGCTCACAGAGGAAG ATGGCACAAAGGGCCAACATTACCCTTTTGGCATTGTGGGCATGGCGAACAAGGCGGACTGTCTGCAGAAAGGAGAGATGGTGAAGTTCCAGCTGTGCACAGTGTCCCAGACAGGACAGAAGATGGCCTGCAATGTCGTCCCCCAACGCAAAGCCCTTGTGGAATGTGTCAAGGACCAG TTTGGTTTCATCACGTATGAAGTTGGCGAGAGTAAGAAGCTGTTTTTCCACGTGAAGGAGGTGCAGGATGGCTTGGAGCTTCAGACTGGGGATGAGGTGGAATTCTCGGTCATCCTCAACCAACGCACAGGGAAATGTAGTGCCTGCAATGTGCGCCGAGTCAG TGAAGGGCCTAAACCGGTGGCAACCCCCCGCCCCGATCGCTTGGTCAACCGGCTCAAGAGCATCACCCTTGATGATGTTAGCGCCCCCCGCCTAGTCATTGTGAGACAGCCTCGTGGCCCTGATAACTCAAAG GGTTTCAGCGTGGAGAGGAAAACCCGTCAACCGGGTGTCATTGACTGA